The following proteins come from a genomic window of Acinetobacter sp. SAAs474:
- a CDS encoding cation acetate symporter — translation MKWNSLKTLVASTAIMSGMAFAGPDLGAAEQQATNWSAIIMFLIFVGATLFITKWAAKQTTSTQDFYTAGGGISGFQNGLAIAGDYMSAASFLGISALVFMSGFDGLLYSLGFMVGWPIVLFLVAERLRNLGKYNLSDVVSFRLSEKPVRTLAAFSSLVVVAFYLIAQMVGAGQLIKLLFGLNYNIAVIVVGLLMMAYVIFGGMLATTWVQIIKAVMLLAGATFMAFMVMKGVGFSFTNMFEQSIQVFAKVHDVSLTDAAKIMGPGSLAANPLDAISLGLALMFGTAGLPHILMRFFTVKDAKEARKSVVVATGFIGYFYLLTFIIGFGAILYVSNNPQFLDVAKMAVTGKLELVGGNNMAAIHLSDAVGGDLFMGFISAVAFATILAVVAGLTLSGASAISHDLYANVFKKGQTTPQSELRMSKIATLGLAIFAMILGILFEKQNVAFMVGLAFSVAACANFPVLVLSMYWKGLTTRGAVIGGVVGLVTAVVLIVLSKAVWVDTLGISEQAVNPFNGPAIFAMPLSFICCWLFSVTDQSAQAQAERKAFDAQFVRSQTGIGISGASDH, via the coding sequence ATGAAATGGAATTCACTTAAAACATTGGTTGCATCAACTGCAATCATGTCAGGCATGGCATTTGCTGGTCCAGATTTAGGTGCTGCTGAACAGCAAGCAACCAACTGGTCTGCAATTATTATGTTCCTGATTTTCGTTGGGGCGACCTTATTTATTACTAAATGGGCTGCAAAACAAACAACCAGTACACAAGACTTTTATACTGCTGGTGGTGGGATATCTGGATTTCAAAATGGTTTAGCGATTGCTGGTGACTATATGTCAGCAGCCTCTTTCCTCGGTATTTCGGCACTGGTCTTTATGTCTGGTTTTGATGGCTTACTGTACTCACTTGGTTTTATGGTTGGTTGGCCAATTGTTTTGTTTTTGGTTGCAGAACGCTTACGTAACTTAGGTAAATATAACCTTTCAGACGTAGTGTCTTTCCGTTTATCAGAAAAACCGGTACGAACTTTGGCTGCTTTTAGTTCACTGGTGGTTGTGGCGTTTTATTTGATTGCACAAATGGTCGGTGCAGGTCAGCTGATCAAATTATTGTTTGGTTTAAACTATAATATCGCCGTGATTGTTGTTGGTTTACTGATGATGGCATATGTTATTTTTGGTGGTATGCTGGCAACAACATGGGTACAGATTATTAAAGCAGTCATGCTGCTTGCTGGTGCAACTTTTATGGCATTTATGGTCATGAAAGGTGTCGGTTTTAGTTTTACCAACATGTTTGAACAATCTATTCAAGTATTCGCAAAAGTACATGATGTGAGTTTAACTGATGCTGCCAAAATTATGGGGCCAGGAAGTCTTGCAGCTAATCCACTGGATGCTATTTCACTTGGTTTGGCATTGATGTTTGGTACAGCAGGCTTGCCACATATTTTAATGCGTTTCTTTACTGTAAAGGATGCGAAAGAGGCACGTAAATCTGTTGTCGTGGCAACTGGTTTTATTGGTTATTTTTACCTGCTAACCTTCATTATTGGTTTTGGTGCAATTCTATATGTATCGAATAATCCTCAGTTCTTAGATGTTGCTAAAATGGCAGTAACAGGCAAATTAGAGCTGGTGGGTGGTAATAACATGGCCGCAATTCACTTGTCTGATGCAGTGGGTGGCGATTTGTTCATGGGCTTTATTTCAGCAGTTGCATTTGCGACGATTCTTGCGGTGGTTGCTGGTTTAACGCTTTCAGGTGCATCAGCAATTTCTCATGACTTATACGCAAACGTATTTAAGAAAGGGCAAACAACACCACAGTCTGAACTACGCATGTCTAAAATTGCAACTTTAGGTTTAGCTATTTTTGCCATGATCTTAGGTATTCTGTTCGAGAAACAAAACGTTGCATTCATGGTTGGATTGGCATTCTCGGTTGCTGCATGTGCAAACTTCCCGGTATTGGTACTATCAATGTACTGGAAAGGTTTAACGACACGTGGTGCGGTCATTGGTGGTGTGGTTGGTCTTGTGACTGCAGTGGTCTTAATTGTACTTTCTAAAGCAGTTTGGGTAGATACATTAGGAATTTCAGAACAGGCGGTTAATCCATTTAATGGCCCTGCAATTTTTGCAATGCCTTTATCCTTTATCTGCTGTTGGTTATTCTCTGTGACTGATCAATCTGCACAAGCACAAGCTGAACGTAAAGCATTTGATGCACAGTTTGTTCGCTCACAAACAGGAATTGGTATCTCTGGTGCTTCTGATCACTAA